The genomic interval GTGATTTAATTTTCACTCAATTTAAAGAATTTTTCAAGAAAATGTTGCAGGAAATGTTGTTGGAAGAGAGGGAAAGATACTTAAAAGAAGCAAGAGGCCAAACAAGGGCAAACGGTTATTATAAGCGAACGCCTAAAAGCTTTTTAGGAGAGATTGAATTGCAAATTCCAAGAACAAGAGACAGTCAGTTTAAGGTTAAATGGCTTCCCCAGAGAAAAAGGGTAATGTTTTTTCTTGAAGATATTGTAGAGGCAATGTTTATAGCAGGAGTATCCACAAGAAAGACAGCAGGGGTAATTAAAAATCTCATAGGAACTAACATATCAGCTCAATATGTAAGCAGAATAAGTGAAATATCTGAAGAAGTAATTGAAAAATGGAAAAACAGAAGATTAACAAAAACATACCCCGTGCTATATATAGACGCAACATACATTTCATTAAAAAGAGACAGTGTGGCAAAAGAGGCAGTATATGCAGTATTGGGCTTATCTGAAGACGGTAAAAGAGAAATTTTAGGATACTTTCTTCCTGGAGGAAACGAAAAAGCATCCCTCTGGCAGGAAATATTCAGGGATTTAAAAGAAAGAGGCTTAAAAGGAGTAAAACTGATTATAAGTGATGATTTAACAGGTTTATCTGAAGCGATAAAAGAAGAATTTCCTGAGACTATGCACCAACTTTGTTGGTTTCACCTGAAAAGAAACATAAAAAACAGAGTAAGAAAACATCATTTTGAGAAAATAAAAGAAGAATTAGACGAGATAATGAAATGCGAAAGCAGGGAAGAAGGGGAAACCAAACTTCTTGCATTTATTGAAAAATGGAAAAAGATATACAGGTTTTTTAAAAAACATTGAGGCAAAAGTTGATAACTATACATTCTTTCTCCTTGCCCCTCATGAGATAAGAAGTTACTTCAGGACAACAAACTGGATGGAAAGGTGTTTTAAAGAGTTAAAAGATTACATACGAATACGAGGATTTTTCCAGAATGAACAAAGCGCAGAGAAGTTTCTTTACATTTTCTTCACAGACAAGAATGAGAAGTATCAATCAAGGAGTTTGAGGTATTCTTCTTCTTTTAATCGCTTTTTTTCTTCTCTTTCCCGGAAGGCTTCCCATGCCTGACACAATTAACTTGACATTGCCGTTGTAATATGGCACAATATTTTGTGTTGACAGGTGAGTAATGCCACAATATAATGTAATCAAATTTCAAAAACAGGAGAATAAAATGGAAAGAGAAAAAAATGATGTGTTTGTGAGTTACGAGCCTGTTAAAGAAGTAATTAACAGGCAGGGTGATAAGGTTAAATTTGACGATTTAAGGATTCTAAATGCAGTATTAAAAGCTGGAAAGGCTTCGGGGGAATTTTCTGAGGTTGAGGCAAACAGGATTACCTCAATGGTTGTGAGAATGGTTAACTATAAATTTCAGGGGCAAATTCCCACAATAGAGGATATTCAGGATTTAGTTGAAGAAGCCCTTGTAATGGCTGGCTACCTTGATACTGCAAGGAGATACATAAAGTACAGAGAAAAAAGGAGAGAGGCAAGGGAGGCAAAAAAAGCCCTTATTGAGGCTATATCTACAGTAAGCGAGTATGTTGAAAAAAGTGATTGGAGGGTAAACGCAAATGCCAATCAGGGCTACTCATTAGGCGGTTTAATACTGAACACAGCAGGAAAGGTAATTGCCAATTACTGGCTTAACAAAATCTATCCTGAAGAGGTGGGAAAGGCTCACATTGAAGGTGATTACCATATCCACGACCTTGATATGCTCTCTGGCTACTGTGCAGGCTGGTCTTTGAAACAACTGCTAATTGAGGGGTTTAACGGAGTGCCGGGCAAGGTTGAATCAAATCCACCGAAGCATTTAAGCGCTGCTTTAGGACAGATGGTCAACTTTTTAGGTACATTGCAGAATGAATGGGCTGGTGCTCAGGCTTTTTCTTCTTTTGATACCTACCTTGCTCCTTTTATAAGAAAAGATAAGCTAACATACAGAGAGGTTTATCAGGAGATTGAGGGATTTATTTACAACTTGAATGTACCATCAAGGTGGGGAAGCCAGACCCCTTTCACAAACCTTACCTTTGATTGGGTATGCCCTGAAGATTTAAGGGAGCAGCACCCTATTATTGGCGGTAAAGAGATGGATTTTACCTATGGTGAATTGCAGAAAGAGATGGATATGATTAACAAAGCCTATATGGAAGTTATGATAAATGGAGATGCAAAGGGAAGGGTTTTTACCTTTCCAATACCCACATACAACATTACAGATGACTTTGACTGGAATCACCCCAATACCGAACTGCTTTTTGAAATGACTGCAAAGTACGGTTTGCCATACTTTCAGAATTTTATAAACTCTGATTTAAAGCCTGGAATGATTAGAAGTATGTGTTGCAGGCTTCAACTGAATCTAACAGAATTGCTGAAGAGGGGAAATGGGCTTTTTGGTTCTGCCGAGCAAACAGGCTCAATTGGAGTTGTTACCATAAACATGGCAAGGTTGGGGTACTTGTACAAAAATGATTACAATGGCTTTTTAAAAAGGCTTGGTTACTTAATGGAACTGGCAAAGATTAGCCTTGAGAAAAAGAGAAAAGCAATTTCAAAACTGCTTGATGAAGGTTTATTTCCATACACTAAAAGGTATTTAGGGGGATTGAGAAACCACTTTTCAACAATAGGCCTAAATGGTATGAACGAGGCAATAAGAAATTTTACAAATGACAGGCACGATATAACAGACTCATTTGGTAAAAATTTTGCGAAGGATGTACTTGTTTTTATGAGGAACAAGCTTGTTGAATTTCAGGAAGAAACAGGGCATCTTTACAACCTTGAGGCAACCCCTGCTGAAGGAACCACTTACAGGTTTGCAAAAGAAGACAAAAAAAGGTTTCCAGATATAATTCAGGCAGGAACTGAAGATGCTCCATATTACACAAACTCAACTCAATTGCCAGTTGGATTTACTAATGACCCATTTCTTGCTTTAAAGCTTCAGGATGAGTTGCAGACTCTATACACAGGGGGAACGGTTCTTCATCTTTACCTGGGGGAGAGGGTATCTTCTTCTGAAGCCTGCAAAAGAATAGTTAAAAGAGCTCTTGAAAATTTCAGGCTGCCCTACCTTACAATTACCCCAACCTTTTCAACCTGTCCAAAGCATGGGTACATAAAGGGGGAGCATGAATACTGCCCTATTTGTGAAAAAGAAGAAAAGGAAAAGATTTTAAAAGAAATAAAAGAGATTGAAGAAAAATTAAAGAAAGTGGAGGATTAGATGACTGAAAGGGAAATGCTTGAAAAAAGGCTTGAAGAGTTAAAGAGAAGGCTTGAAACAGTAAAGGGAGAGAAATGCGAAGTGTGGACAAGGGTTATGGGTTACCACAGACCTGTGTCAGAGTTTAACAAGGGGAAAAAGAGCGAGTTTAAAGAAAGGGTTTATTTTGAGGAAGACATTGCCTTAAAAAGACTGTAAACTCAATGGAAAAACTTCATATAGGGGGAATAACCCCCTTTTCAACAATTGATTACCCTGAGAATCTCTCTGCTGTTTTCTTTTTTCAGGGCTGTGTTTTTAGATGCCCATTCTGCCATAATTCAGAGTTTCAGGAGGTAAAAAAGCCCTACTATTCATTTGAAAAATTTAAGAAGTTTGTTGAGGAAAGACAGGGCTTTCTTGATGCAATTGTTTTCAGTGGGGGAGAGCCTCTTCTTTTTGATAAAGAGTTAGTTTTTTTGGCAGAAGATTCAAAAAAATCGGGGTTTAAGGTTGGCCTACACACAACAGGTTATAGCCCTGAAAGATTGAAGAATCTTTTGGACAAAAAATTAATTGATTGGGTAGGGATTGATTTAAAATCTGTAAAAGAAAACTATCCTTTTGCCTGTGGAATAGATAGAAATTACTTTGATGAAACTGTTGAAAGCATAAATGTTTTGAAACAAAGTGGAATAGAGTTTGAAGTAAGAACAACTGTGTTCAAAGAAATTGCAAATAGTGATTCTTTGAGGGAAATTCTGAATTTATACTCTGTTCTGGGAATTGAAACACCTGTATTTCAGGTTTTTTCTGTTGACGGAAAGCCTGATAAAGAAATTGAGTTAATCCTTGAAAAATTTAAATTGGAAAACAATGAGAATTTTATAATCAGGAAATAAAAAAGCGGGGAATTTTTCCCCGCTTAAAAGTTTTTTGTTGTTCTTTCTTTTACTTTTTTTACCATCTTTTTAGCTTTATTTTTCATTTTTTTCATCATCATTTCATGCTTATGCTGCATCCTCAACTCTTTGTCAATCTTCTTAATTTCAACAAGGGTTTCTTTCAGTTTTGCATAACCATACCATGTTGTGTAATCAGGCATTAGGTGGAATGCAGCCTGATAGGTTTTCATTCTGTAATCCATAAACATTTCATAGAGCAATTCTTCAATATGGTTGTCAACCTCATAGAAGTTTAAAAGGTCTGGATACGGCCATGTTGCCTGATTTGTTTTCTTCTGCAAAATTCCGTCTCTGTAAAGGTTAGCAACAATCTCAATAGCCTCTGCAAAAACCTTGTCTGCCGCTTTTATCATCATATCGGCATTGTGAAGGTTTTGTTTAACATAGTTTTCAGAGTGGCACTGCTTACATGTTTCAACCATTTTGTTTCTCTCTTTGTCGAAATCCTCTTTTGTAAGCCTTGCAAGGTTGGCTGCTTTTACAACATCAAGCCTTGCGGTGGGTTGTCCTTTGTCGTCAAGCACCCCTAATGCCTTTAAAATAGTTACTCTATATCCCATCCACTCTTTGTCCTGTTCTGGAAGCCTTAATGCAAGAAATCCCCATGCAGTCATTACCCTGTGGTCTCCGCCAGCCATATGGCAGTCCTGACAGGTTGGCCCTCTATGAGCCTTTCTGTTTGTTAGGTACGCAGCCCCGTGTTTTGAGTGTGACCACATCTCCCACTGAGCGTGGTCAAACCCTGTGTGGCACTGGTTGCATGCCTCTGGTTCCAATGCTTCTGCCTTTGAAAATGCATGCCTTGTGTGGCAGTTCTGGCAATCCATTCCGTATTTATAATAGCTTCTGTACTCCCCTGCCAGCCCATTTTTCTTTGCTTCGTCGTTTACAATGCCTAAATTATGGCAGCCGTTGCATCCCTTTTGCCCTGCAATATAAGCTTTTGGCTGTGAATGAGCAAATCCCGGGAAAGCGGTAATTGGAAGAAGCCCCATTGCATGCTTACCGCTTAAATACTGTTTTGCCTGTTTTGGGTGGCACTTTTGACAGGTTTCAATTGTCGGTAATTTTGCCTTGTCAACATCCTTTTTGCTCATGTGTCCGTTTCCGTGGCAGTCTTCACATGTTAGTGACTCTGCCATTTTGCCTCTGTTAAAATCCTTAACAATCCCTGGGGTAACCTTTTTGTGGCACTCCTCGCACTTTGAGTTTACGGCATAAGAGTTCATGGCAAAACCCATGCACAATAATACCGCCGAAAAGAGAAATAACTTTTTCATAAAACCTCCTGTTTCCTTAATCCTCTGATTATTATTAATGTTATCATTTTTCAGTTCTTTTTCCCATATTTTTTACTTTTTTTGTTTGATTTACATCAAAAAATATAAAACTTAATTTGTTTTTTTTCCACTATTTTTTAAAAATCTGTTTGTTTTTTCGTCTGGTATAATGGTATAGGATTTTTGAATATAAGGAGTGAGTTATGAAAAAGGCTATTTTTTTAAGCCTCTTGATAATTTCTTTTACCTGTTTTTCTACTACAACCCAAAAACAAAACTTTAAAGGGTTTTCAATACTTAAAATAGGCGAATTCCACAATGTTTCGTTAAGTATTGATGGAGAAATGTCAATATCAAGAGAGATAAAAAAGATTAAATCAATTAACGATAGTTTTTCCTGGGATTTTGTCTATTACAACAATGCCCTTTATATAGCAGCAGGGGAAAAGGGAAAGGTTTATAAGTATGATTTTGCTACAAAGGAGATATCCCTTTTAACTGCATTTCCTGAGGGCACTGTTTATGCAATAGCAATTTTTAATGGAAAACTCTATGCAGGTTTATCTCCACTTGGAAAGGTTTTTAAAGTAAATCTTGATAATGGTAAGTATTCAGAATTCTTTGATGCAAAGTGCCAGTATATCTGGGATATTAAGGTGAAGAACAATTCTCTATACATTGCAACTGGATTGCCGGGGCAGTTAATAAAAATTGACTCAAACAAAATTTCAACAGTGCTCTCTAAAGACTTTGATAAACACTATGAAAGTATGGTTTTCAAAAAAAATTCAATCTATGTTGGCACATACCCTTCTGGTAGTATCGTTGAGGTAAAGAACGGAAAATCTTACCTTGTTTATCAATCCAAGTATAAAGAAGTGAAGGATATGGTTTTCTTTAACAATAAACTCTATGCTATTTGTTACAGCGGGAATCCAGTATCTCCTGTGAAAACAAAGTCAAAACCTGCAAGAAAGGTACAAAAAGTGCAGAGTTTTAAAGGGGCAATTATTTCAATAGATAATAACAATGTCCCTCAGGTGTTGTACACATTGAGGACAGCAGCACCATACTGTATGAGTGTGTTTAAGAAAGCAATTTACATTGGTACTGGCCACAGCGGTAAAATTCTTTCACTTGACAAAGAAGAGAGGTTGTCAATTATTGGCGAGGTTGATAATGGTCAGGTTATGAAAATGCTAAATTTAAACAATTCACTTTATTTTATTACCTCAAACTCAGCTGAGATTTACAAAATGCTTCCAGATTACGCCCTTGAAGGGGAGTATTTAAGCGATATATTTGTTGCAAACAACACATCAAACTGGGGCTCTTTTTACTTTGATTATTCAGCACCAACAGGTACAAGGATGGAATTTTATGTCAGGGGAGGAAACTCAGAT from Thermotomaculum hydrothermale carries:
- a CDS encoding NHL repeat-containing protein, which produces MKKAIFLSLLIISFTCFSTTTQKQNFKGFSILKIGEFHNVSLSIDGEMSISREIKKIKSINDSFSWDFVYYNNALYIAAGEKGKVYKYDFATKEISLLTAFPEGTVYAIAIFNGKLYAGLSPLGKVFKVNLDNGKYSEFFDAKCQYIWDIKVKNNSLYIATGLPGQLIKIDSNKISTVLSKDFDKHYESMVFKKNSIYVGTYPSGSIVEVKNGKSYLVYQSKYKEVKDMVFFNNKLYAICYSGNPVSPVKTKSKPARKVQKVQSFKGAIISIDNNNVPQVLYTLRTAAPYCMSVFKKAIYIGTGHSGKILSLDKEERLSIIGEVDNGQVMKMLNLNNSLYFITSNSAEIYKMLPDYALEGEYLSDIFVANNTSNWGSFYFDYSAPTGTRMEFYVRGGNSDNPDISWGNWIKIDNGSTPDIPATKMIQFKARFISHDPALSPKFKGCEFYFREANQKPLLMAKVLSPQGVKIAKKGKSNGVITPTYTSFISNHTPPAGMLFIRDKNFISFYVIAKDPNLDTLTYSFYLVFSSGTKVELQKNKKENYITLNTLAYPEGKYRFYYTVSDRESNYPDGYTIDGYSNYFYIDNTPPTISAISFNGKTLSFTVKDNRNPVEIVEISKDGGKTWQRVYSIDGINDQSIESFNISFDKKADSVIIRAYDSVGNTSTKLAK
- a CDS encoding multiheme c-type cytochrome, yielding MKKLFLFSAVLLCMGFAMNSYAVNSKCEECHKKVTPGIVKDFNRGKMAESLTCEDCHGNGHMSKKDVDKAKLPTIETCQKCHPKQAKQYLSGKHAMGLLPITAFPGFAHSQPKAYIAGQKGCNGCHNLGIVNDEAKKNGLAGEYRSYYKYGMDCQNCHTRHAFSKAEALEPEACNQCHTGFDHAQWEMWSHSKHGAAYLTNRKAHRGPTCQDCHMAGGDHRVMTAWGFLALRLPEQDKEWMGYRVTILKALGVLDDKGQPTARLDVVKAANLARLTKEDFDKERNKMVETCKQCHSENYVKQNLHNADMMIKAADKVFAEAIEIVANLYRDGILQKKTNQATWPYPDLLNFYEVDNHIEELLYEMFMDYRMKTYQAAFHLMPDYTTWYGYAKLKETLVEIKKIDKELRMQHKHEMMMKKMKNKAKKMVKKVKERTTKNF
- a CDS encoding ribonucleoside triphosphate reductase, which produces MEREKNDVFVSYEPVKEVINRQGDKVKFDDLRILNAVLKAGKASGEFSEVEANRITSMVVRMVNYKFQGQIPTIEDIQDLVEEALVMAGYLDTARRYIKYREKRREAREAKKALIEAISTVSEYVEKSDWRVNANANQGYSLGGLILNTAGKVIANYWLNKIYPEEVGKAHIEGDYHIHDLDMLSGYCAGWSLKQLLIEGFNGVPGKVESNPPKHLSAALGQMVNFLGTLQNEWAGAQAFSSFDTYLAPFIRKDKLTYREVYQEIEGFIYNLNVPSRWGSQTPFTNLTFDWVCPEDLREQHPIIGGKEMDFTYGELQKEMDMINKAYMEVMINGDAKGRVFTFPIPTYNITDDFDWNHPNTELLFEMTAKYGLPYFQNFINSDLKPGMIRSMCCRLQLNLTELLKRGNGLFGSAEQTGSIGVVTINMARLGYLYKNDYNGFLKRLGYLMELAKISLEKKRKAISKLLDEGLFPYTKRYLGGLRNHFSTIGLNGMNEAIRNFTNDRHDITDSFGKNFAKDVLVFMRNKLVEFQEETGHLYNLEATPAEGTTYRFAKEDKKRFPDIIQAGTEDAPYYTNSTQLPVGFTNDPFLALKLQDELQTLYTGGTVLHLYLGERVSSSEACKRIVKRALENFRLPYLTITPTFSTCPKHGYIKGEHEYCPICEKEEKEKILKEIKEIEEKLKKVED
- a CDS encoding anaerobic ribonucleoside-triphosphate reductase activating protein, which encodes MEKLHIGGITPFSTIDYPENLSAVFFFQGCVFRCPFCHNSEFQEVKKPYYSFEKFKKFVEERQGFLDAIVFSGGEPLLFDKELVFLAEDSKKSGFKVGLHTTGYSPERLKNLLDKKLIDWVGIDLKSVKENYPFACGIDRNYFDETVESINVLKQSGIEFEVRTTVFKEIANSDSLREILNLYSVLGIETPVFQVFSVDGKPDKEIELILEKFKLENNENFIIRK
- the nrdD gene encoding anaerobic ribonucleoside-triphosphate reductase; its protein translation is MLEKRLEELKRRLETVKGEKCEVWTRVMGYHRPVSEFNKGKKSEFKERVYFEEDIALKRL